In one Silene latifolia isolate original U9 population chromosome 10, ASM4854445v1, whole genome shotgun sequence genomic region, the following are encoded:
- the LOC141608815 gene encoding receptor-like protein EIX2, with protein sequence MSHTLLTLNLSSDWVPPFQLQSFLADSCKINGQLPSWLQTQKNLSQLILSDGNIFGPMPSWFHTMQRLYFVILSNNKISGSLIFPINFFTLDLSNNSLSGEFLSNDSKTIVYHSADFIVLSDNKLSGPLLEGLGNIMPNLNTLLLSNNQISGQIPNSLCQLTSLTALDINNNSLSGEIPNCFANLPSLSLVRLSNNKLKGNIPCFNVSEFDFNSSESGFNHGFVQYANGPKFFLHLNDNKFSGEIPSCLSDLTNLEVLDIGGNQLSGEMQKWFNAEKFIRTTNT encoded by the coding sequence ATGTCTCATACGTTGCTAACTCTCAACCTGTCTTCTGATTGGGTCCCTCCTTTCCAACTTCAATCATTCTTGGCTGATAGTTGCAAAATCAACGGACAACTTCCTTCATGGCTTCAAACTCAAAAGAACCTATCACAACTCATTTTGTCAGATGGAAATATCTTCGGACCCATGCCGAGCTGGTTTCATACAATGCAACGACTTTACTTTGTGATTCTTTCTAACAACAAGATTAGCGGGTCTCTTATTTTCCCCATTAACTTTTTCACATTGGACCTCTCTAATAACTCTCTGTCAGGGGAGTTTTTGTCGAATGACAGTAAAACAATAGTATATCACTCAGCTGACTTTATAGTTCTCTCAGATAATAAATTATCCGGGCCACTTCTAGAAGGTCTAGGTAATATAATGCCCAACTTGAATACTTTGTTGCTTTCCAATAATCAAATTAGTGGTCAAATCCCCAATTCTTTGTGCCAACTTACCTCGTTGACTGCTCTagatattaataataatagtttaTCCGGCGAAATTCCAAATTGTTTCGCCAATTTGCCAAGTCTTTCACTTGTACGTCTCTCTAACAACAAGCTCAAAGGAAATATTCCCTGCTTTAATGTTAGTGAATTCGACTTTAATAGTAGTGAATCCGGCTTTAATCATGGATTTGTCCAATATGCTAACGGCCCGAAATTTTTTTTGCATTTAAATGACAACAAGTTCAGCGGAGAGATCCCTTCGTGCTTGAGCGATCTCACAAATTTGGAAGTTTTAGACATTGGCGGAAATCAGCTCTCAGGCGAAATGCAAAAGTGGTTTAATGCCGAAAAATTCATTAGAACTACAAATACTTAG
- the LOC141608816 gene encoding uncharacterized protein LOC141608816 gives MTSPNASQMTTAEDISEVYQGTERAYTYTLPYLVDIDLSCNNLVGSIPGDMTKIVGLLSLNLSYNQLSGTIPENIGDLKSLVSLDLSKNNLRGSIPTSISQMFTLSHLNLSYNNLSGQIPTGNQLQILSDQASIYTEILIFVGIFCPRSVKAKRMSKIRVGAIKTKAIIRRSLRKWGWTWNIFITQRMEVFSIFIGHNSYKNLSVYGRIVVYTFSGSYSLFKRDKNRPQHLSPSSRTISIRGPCEAFDGHHVGMDVDLKDINGGLTIKGSFDWCDIMLQGGKKTWYNEKILNGIQGKGGGYAAIHYTIFSYAVEARVMVSIVSKDSSNVVYPEVYGTLVAQYKCFNYSTSYETKYYRTTLYDEPPGNGLELYGRHQRLPLLKPAIAVPVESSLIIDANLYVGSSQGLLFGEMNKTTPNVEHIKCCQEFKYDGFGRSCKNMLGHYYDIRLTIIWK, from the exons ATGACTTCACCTAATGCATCTCAAATGACCACTGCAGAAGATATTAGTGAGGTTTATCAAGGAACAGAGCGTGCATATACATACACTCTACCATATTTGGTGGATATAGACCTCTCATGCAATAACTTGGTGGGTAGCATTCCCGGTGACATGACAAAGATCGTCGGCTTGTTGAGTCTCAATTTATCGTATAATCAGTTGTCGGGAACCATTCCCGAGAATATTGGGGATTTGAAGTCATTGGTCTCACTTGACTTGTCAAAGAATAACCTCAGGGGAAGTATCCCGACAAGCATAAGTCAAATGTTTACTTTGAGCCACCTTAACCTGTCCTACAATAATTTATCAGGTCAAATCCCGACTGGCAATCAGCTACAAATCCTATCTGACCAAGCCTCAATTTATACGGAAATCCTTATCTTTGTGGGGATTTTCTGCCCAAGAAGTGTAAAAGCAAAGAGGATGAGCAAGATAAGGGTAGGAGCAATAAAGACAAAGGCGATAATAAGGAGAAGCTTAAGAAAATGGGGTTGGACCTG GAACATATTTATAACACAAAGGATGGAGGTGTTTTCAATTTTTATTGGGCACAACAGTTATAAGAATCTGAGTGTGTATGGGAGAATCGTGGTTTATACCTTTTCTGGTAGTTATAGCCTTTTTAAGAGGGACAAGAACAGACCTCAACATTTGTCTCCCTCTAGCAGAACTATATCTATTCGTGGTCCCTGTGAAGCCTTCGACGGCCATCATGTAGGCATGGATGTCGACCTGAAGGATATCAATGGCGGTTTGACCATCAAAGGTTCCTTCGATTGGTGTGATATTATGCTCCAAGGTGGAAAAAAAACATGGTATAATGAAAAAATTTTAAACGGCATTCAAG GTAAAGGTGGTGGTTATGCGGCAATTCACTACACTATCTTTTCATATGCGGTAGAGGCTAGGGTGATGGTTTCTATCGTCTCCAAGGATTCTTCCAATGTCGTCTATCCTGAGGTCTATGGAACACTTGTAGCTCAATATAAGTGCTTCAATTACTCAACCAGCTACGAGACCAAGTACTATCGTACTACCCTTTACGATGAACCTCCCGGAAATGGTCTCGAGCTGTATGGTCGTCATCAAAGACTGCCCCTTTTAAAACCTGCTATTGCTGTGCCAGTTGAGTCCTCCCTAATTATTGATGCCAACCTGTATGTAGGATCATCACAAGGTTTACTTTTCGGCGAAATGAATAAGACAACCCCAAATGTTGAACATATTAAATGTTGTCAAGAATTCAAGTATGATGGCTTTGGTAGATCTTGTAAAAATATGCTAGGACACTACTATGATATTAGGCTTACCATAATATGGAAGTAA